From the genome of Brassica oleracea var. oleracea cultivar TO1000 chromosome C4, BOL, whole genome shotgun sequence:
TTGTTATTTTTTTGAAATTTGACATTTATATTAATTTATTATATTATTTGGTGTATATAATATATATTACATAAAACTTAAATATGGCTTTATATATAATATTACTAAATCACATCAAAAATATATTAAGTGTTAAGAAAATAAAAAGATAATTCTATTGTGAATATAAAAAAACAATATAATAATAGGTTTTTACTTATATAAAATATGTATACATATAATTTATTAATATATAATTTTAATGGGATTATATATTTACATAAAAAAATTGAAAAACTCATTATCTTATTATTTTATCGATTTATGTCAACTTTTAAACCAACACAAGTTGGATCCGGCGAAATTTATTAATTTATAAGAATTATTAATTTATTGAGTATTAACTTATAGATGCTGTAAGTAGCAATGTAGAAACCAAAGGAAAAAACAACTAGCAAACAATACGACGTCGTTCACTGATCCAGCTTCATAAACTCATCTTCAGTCAATGAGCAATTGGGACGACATCGATTCGCGGTGATCCTTCCATATATCATATCAAAAGCATGTCTCTCTTCAGACAAGGAGTGAACGGGACAACAATATCATTAGCTAATCCATTTGCATTGTTGCAAGAAGCCTGAGCCGATCCTTTAACCATTTGCAAGACGAGATTCACATTGCGCATTACAATATCGGTACATGGTTTCTCCTTACTACAGTCCAACATAACCGCCACTTCCGTTTTCGATGTCCCTTGTATATCTTCATATCTCACATTTGATATTTCAACTCCAGATTCCTGTAATAAAATATACAAATTAAATGGCTCAATATAAATAATTAAAGGTAATATAAGATATGGTTAATTAATTTCTTGTTACCTTTTTAGGGCAAGGTTTGTCAAGACAATAGTGTTGATTTATGATAATCGGGTTCTTGACCATCTTCATTTTAATATGTTGGAAAACAATGTTTCGTACGAAACTCTTGCTATCTTTTCCCCATGTCTTGATCCTAACTCCGTTATCAGTTGACATGAAGTCCACGTTACTCACGATCACGTTCTCCACTCCTTGCTCGTCCTCGGATCTCCCGAGACTTCCAATACTATTTTGGAGGATTCACAAACCAAAATAAGTTGAGATATTCAGTAACTTGTGTGGCAAGAAACGAATTTTTGTGCTACCTGATGCCATGGCCTGGACCGCATTGAATGCCTTGTATAGAAACATAAGTGGATCCTGGACCGATGGAGATGCAGTCGTCCCCGGTTCCAATTCTTGAGTTAGTGATATTCACTGAGTGAGAGTTCTCGATGTGAATCCCATCGGTGTTAGGACTATCCCCATCAGCAAAAACATTAACGCCGTCAATCTTAACGTTATTGCTTTGGTCGATAACTATATGGAACTTCTGGCTATTGATCGAAGTTAAACCGTAGATACTGATGTTATTCGAATCAGTAAATAACAAAGTCTGCAAAATAGTTCACAAACAAGTAAAGTTAAATATATAAACCGCTTATTTATCAAGAAATGTTGTTGTTACTTGTGCGTCAAGCGAACCTTAGCACCAGTAGGGCATTTTTTGCCACCACTGTTCTTGCATTTCCACAAACTAGAGCCTTGTGCGTCAAGTACACCACCGTAGATTGAAACATTAGTGACTCCATCGAACATGATCCACTGTAGTGAGCTTGCGATAATTTTATAGTCTTCCGGAGCAATAATTGAACCGGCTATACGAAAAGATATTGGAGCATTCGTACACTTGGTGCCTTGGAATACAAGGTTTCCGACCAAGAACCGTCCTTTTGGTACAATAATAGTTGTGGGATTAGGAGAGGCACATGCGACTTGCCATGCGGCTAAGAAGGCTTTGGTTGAGTCTTTTGAGCCATCTGGTTTAGCTCCGTAGGTTAAGACACTGAGGGATGTGATTGGGGTCGGTTTGGCTAATGATGAGATTAGGATGAAATCAAGAAAGATGAGAGTCAGAGGAAGAAGAAGAAGACCTGATGTTTTGTGAATCATTTTTTGTGTTTTTTTCAGAGAATGTTAGTCTATTGAGGATGAATGATATTGAGAAGAAGGTATGTGAGAGGGGAATTTATAGGAATGTTATGTTAGTTTAGTAACGTAAAGGTTTAGTTTGATGCAAAATAGATTATGATTGTATATGGTAGTTTATATTTTATTTTATTAATATATAATTTCGTCGACTTGTACCCAGATTCTGTAATATATATGGATATTATTGATTTAGTTCAAGAAAATAGTAATTATTCACAAGATAAATTTCTATGTACAACAGCATTACCGGTTTCAGTAACTGTGCACTAAACTAGAAAGTCTAGAATAGTCCAATTTGACAAAGATTTATGAATGATTTGGGGTTTATTGAATAGTTAGTATACTTAATTGGTGAATATTTGGTTGAAACTGATTAGGTTCTATAGATTTGGTAGTCTTTCTCTTTTTAGATTGATTAAAGATTGAGTAAATGAAAAATATTTGG
Proteins encoded in this window:
- the LOC106339223 gene encoding probable polygalacturonase At2g43860, which encodes MIHKTSGLLLLPLTLIFLDFILISSLAKPTPITSLSVLTYGAKPDGSKDSTKAFLAAWQVACASPNPTTIIVPKGRFLVGNLVFQGTKCTNAPISFRIAGSIIAPEDYKIIASSLQWIMFDGVTNVSIYGGVLDAQGSSLWKCKNSGGKKCPTGAKTLLFTDSNNISIYGLTSINSQKFHIVIDQSNNVKIDGVNVFADGDSPNTDGIHIENSHSVNITNSRIGTGDDCISIGPGSTYVSIQGIQCGPGHGISIGSLGRSEDEQGVENVIVSNVDFMSTDNGVRIKTWGKDSKSFVRNIVFQHIKMKMVKNPIIINQHYCLDKPCPKKESGVEISNVRYEDIQGTSKTEVAVMLDCSKEKPCTDIVMRNVNLVLQMVKGSAQASCNNANGLANDIVVPFTPCLKRDMLLI